One Terriglobales bacterium genomic window, GTCACCGGCATGGTTAGCGGACGTGTGCGCGAGGCTGCCATCGCCCCGCAGGAGGACCCGGCAAGAATTGCCCTGTTCGTCGTCCGCTCGCGCCGCCGCGACTACATCCTGCCTGCATCCGCCCTGAAGTGGGTTGACCTGCACGGCGTCCGCAGCGCCACTCGGCGGGACGACTGGACGCCGTTCAACTCGTCGGAAGGTCTGCTGCTGCTGGAGCGCGACCTGCTCGACCAGCAGATCATTGACGTGCACGGCCGCAAGGTCGTCCGCGTGAACGACGCCGAACTCGAGGAAGAAAGCTCCGACAGCGCGCCCGTGCTGAAAATGGCGACGGTTGACGTGGGCGCGCGCGGCGCCATCCGCCGCCTGCTCAAGGGACTTGTGCCTCGCGCGCTGCTGCACAGCATGCTGCAGAAGTTCCCGCCGCGCACCATCCCCTGGGAGTTCGTGGACCTCATCGAGACCGACCCCGCCCGCCGCGTGAAGCTGAAGATTTCGCACGACCGCCTGGCGCGGCTGCACCCGGCCGACATCGCCGACATCATCGAAGAGCTCGCGCCCGCCGAGCGCGAAGCGGTGCTCGAAACCCTCGACGAGCACGTCGCCGCCGACGCGCTCGAAGAAGTTGACCCCAAGCTCCAGGTTTCCATCGTCTCCGGGCTGGACTCCGAGACCGCTGCCGACATCGTGCAGGAGATGGACCCCG contains:
- a CDS encoding CBS domain-containing protein; the protein is MPNLSLTELLGTPVFDVTGMVSGRVREAAIAPQEDPARIALFVVRSRRRDYILPASALKWVDLHGVRSATRRDDWTPFNSSEGLLLLERDLLDQQIIDVHGRKVVRVNDAELEEESSDSAPVLKMATVDVGARGAIRRLLKGLVPRALLHSMLQKFPPRTIPWEFVDLIETDPARRVKLKISHDRLARLHPADIADIIEELAPAEREAVLETLDEHVAADALEEVDPKLQVSIVSGLDSETAADIVQEMDPDAAADLLGDLPPERSEQILEEMEPEERGEVEELLTFEENTAAGRMTTDYLSLSPIATVNDAINQLRNYEGGVESVSNIFLVESDGKLAGVVPLSRLLLANLTTPLAELKTDPLISVPASANEKEVSETFDKYNLLSLPVVDPQGKLAGVITADDVINLLRQKE